Below is a window of Oxyura jamaicensis isolate SHBP4307 breed ruddy duck chromosome 21, BPBGC_Ojam_1.0, whole genome shotgun sequence DNA.
CCCCCTTCCCCAAATATCCCCGGCGCAGCCATAAAATCCCACAGGGTGAAGCGGACTCGGGACTCAGAGCCCGGAGGGGCTCCTGAGGGGGGCAGCGAGCGGCCGCCGCCTCGCCACCGCCACCTGGGGGGCTCCGTCCCTCAGTGAGGGCCGAGCCGGCGGGGGTCGGCACCGGGAACGGGGAGGCTGAGCGGGAGGCTGAGGGGCCGCTTGGCGCTGACAGGGCGCGGGGAGCCAGCCCGGCGGGCGCTGAGGGGACGGGGAAGGGGAAGCCGCCTGAGGGGAGGCTCCACAGCCGCACTCACCGCCtccgccccggccgccgccgccgccgccgccgctccgggCCCCTGCGTCCTCCCCTCCCCCGCGGCCGTCGGCCCGGCGGGTCGCTTCCGGCCAATGGGCTCGCGAGGAGGACTTGACAGGCACCACCCACGTCCAGTAGAAGcggaggaaaagggaaggggacgCCCCTTCAGCCCCGCCCCTCCACCCGAGGAACCGCAAGGAGAGACCGTCAGCGCCCGGCCAATCGAGTGGGCAGCTGACTGTAACCGGCGGCGCGTCCAGCCAATAGAAAGGCCGAACGCGAGGGGCCGGTGAGGAGTCTAGGCGAAGGCCCGCCCTCCCGGCGCCGGCTGCCTGGTGCCCTCCGCTGACGCCCCCGCGCTTTGTGCGCACGCGCGGAGCCTGAGGCGCGGTGCGGCGCCGCGCCCGGTGTGCGCCGCTCAAATGCGTCCGGGCGCCCATGACGGGCCCAAGGGCAGTTGGGGCGGCGCCCGGCGGCGAGGCCTTCAGCTACCGTAACGGCACGtggggcgcggcggggcgggcgggggctCCTCGCAGCGGAGCCTGGGTGCGTTTCACGGGTCCAGCTCGGGGACGGGAGCCTGAGGCGGAACCCCCCGCGTGGGGCTGTGGCGGTGACGGGGGACGAGGACGGGGCAGCGGCGGCCGTTGGGGAGCGAGCGGGTGAGGGGCGCCCCCCTCCCGACTCCCCTCAGGCGCCTCCTAACTCTCCTCAGGGCCCTCCGGGGGCgtctcctctccccctcccgtTCCTTCCCATCATggcccttctcctccttccaggTGCCGCAGCTGTGAGGCGAGGCGTCGAGGAGAGCATGGGGCCAGTGCAGCCGGAGGTCAGCATCAGCGCCGAGAGCCCCCGGGGCGGTGAGAGGAACGAGGCCAACGCCGTGCTGGCGGGTGCTGAGCGTGGCCCTCCTGGTACCTGGAGGCAGAAGTGTAAGGCCTACGTGCTGGCgctgaggccctggagcttcAGTGCCTCCCTCACGCCTGTGGCCCTTGGTAGCGCGCTGGCATACCGGGCTGAGGGAGTGCTGGATCCGCGGCTGCTCTTGGGAAGTGCCGTGACCGTCCTGGCTGTGCACGGAGCTGGCAACTTGGTGAACACCTACTACGACTTCTCCAAAGGCATCGATCACAAGAAGAGCGATGACAGGACTTTGGTGGACCAGATTTTGGAGCCTCAGGATGTAGTCCGGTTCGGGGTCTTTCTCTATACTGTGGGCTGcatctgtgctgcagggctctATGCTGTCTCAACGCTGAAGCTGGAGCACCTGGCCCTGATTTACTTCGGGGGACTTTCCAGTTCCTTCCTTTACACTGGAGGTAAGTGTTGAATCCTGTTTGCTTTGAGCCTGAATGTGAATGTGACAGAATGAGCTGACCTGTCAGAGGGCTTCTGGAAGATCCAAATGATCTAGTTAACTGCTATAAAAAGTATTTGATGGTATTTCCTAGAGTACTGGTCCATTAACCACTATTCTTTGTCATTGACCCCTGTGGGAAGGGATGCACCAAGTTCTTCAGTTGGAAAGTAGTATTGAGGCATCATTATTTATGTTTAGGTGCTCTTCAGAACTGTTGCTGAAACTTCTTGTGATGTGTTTCTTATGTTCGTGAGCTGTATAGCACAGTGCAAATGTTCTTTTCCATTGGTGGAATGTTTTGGTTTGGAATGTTGATATTCTTTAGATGGAGTTTCCCTGAGAGTGTAGAACAGCATGTGTTTCTTTTGAGTAAGAAGAGCATGTTCTTAGTGTTTTCCCGGGTTGGGTAGGTACAAACGTGAGAGTCTGGAGAAATTAACAAGttgcatttcctttatttatttatttttttttttttaaagaggaaagatCCTTCTCAGCCATAGCTATATATGCGTTGGCTGGTTTACAATATTTCTGTGGGAAGGGCTGATCTTTTGTAATCCATTCTCTTCTGTCACTTGAGTTTTTTGATGCTTCATTTTATGCTTGTGTTTTGCCACAGGAATTGGATTTAAATATGTTGCACTGGGAGACGTGGTGATCCTGATCACCTTTGGGCCCCTGGCCGTCATGTTTGCCCATGCTGTGCAGGTTGGTTATCTGTCTGTCTCACCACTGCTCTACGCTATCCCACTAGCTCTCAGTACTGAGGCCATCCTGCACAGCAACAACACCCGAGATATGGAATCTGACCGGCAGGCGGGTATTGTCACCTTGGCTATCCTCATCGGCCCTGCGTTCTCCTATATCCTCTACACCGTGCTGCTCTTCTTACCCTACCTGATTTTCTGTGTGTTGGCCACACGCTACACCATCAGCATGGCATTGCCACTACTCACCATCCCGATGGCATTTTCACTGGAGAGGCAATTTCGGAGTCAAAGCTTCAACAAAATTCCTCAGCGGACAGCCAAGCTCAATCTCCTTTTGGGGCTTTTCTATGTTTTTGGTATTACGCTAGCACCAGCTGGTGCCCTGCCCAAACTGTGACAGAGCTGTGGAGTCAGGCCTCACAATGCAGTATTAATGCCAATTAACAGGGGATGGTGTGGGTAGATGACTTGTTACGGATGGTGGGAAGAACACAGAGACTGTTTTGAGCTGTTGATTGTACGTGAGTTCCATCACTTCTGGTCTTGGTTAGCTTGTACAAAAGACTTAAAGAAGCCATCTGTCAGTTCCTTGGGAAGGGGGAACTGTACAGCTCTGCTTCAGGAGGAACAGCGTGACCTGAGGACAAGGAAGAGTTTAAAGAAGGTCACCCTTATGCCGTTGGATGTTGAGTGGCTTTTTCTGTTAACTTAATGAAGTAAGATTGAGTCTCATGCAAACTCCTTTCCTTTCACAAGCATGATGATGGCTCTTATCGCTCCATACCATGGTCAAGGAGTCCAGTGGCTCCTGCATggtaaacagaaaacactgccaAATGTTTGTTTAGCATCATAACGATGTAGGTGCTATTACTTCACTCCCTTGTGAGCGTAATTCATCTTCATCAGCTGTATGTTTTGacttttgcagtttttcttttcctagccAAATTTtgagcttttctttccaagccCATTGAAAAGTACTAGATACTGATTCATTCACTGTTGTCTCTGCTTGGCTCTTAGAGCCTAGAATATTCAAATTTATGCATTTCTGTGGTGTGTTTGTGCTGAAATGAAGCACAACTAGTCCACTGCACAAGCTTTAAGCCAAAACCAGTAGACTTATATTCTGCCATAAAAGCTGAACCTGTAAATGCAAATCATGCAACTGAATAGCCCTCAGAATAGCGCAGAAAAACAGGCAGTTTCCATTTCTGCGTTTGCTTAGAATTAACTGTCTGAAAGGACATCCTTCTGTTTAAGGGGA
It encodes the following:
- the UBIAD1 gene encoding ubiA prenyltransferase domain-containing protein 1 isoform X2; this encodes MTGPRAVGAAPGGEAFSYRNGAAAVRRGVEESMGPVQPEVSISAESPRGGERNEANAVLAGAERGPPGTWRQKCKAYVLALRPWSFSASLTPVALGSALAYRAEGVLDPRLLLGSAVTVLAVHGAGNLVNTYYDFSKGIDHKKSDDRTLVDQILEPQDVVRFGVFLYTVGCICAAGLYAVSTLKLEHLALIYFGGLSSSFLYTGGIGFKYVALGDVVILITFGPLAVMFAHAVQVGYLSVSPLLYAIPLALSTEAILHSNNTRDMESDRQAGIVTLAILIGPAFSYILYTVLLFLPYLIFCVLATRYTISMALPLLTIPMAFSLERQFRSQSFNKIPQRTAKLNLLLGLFYVFGITLAPAGALPKL
- the UBIAD1 gene encoding ubiA prenyltransferase domain-containing protein 1 isoform X1; this encodes MTGPRAVGAAPGGEAFSYRNGTWGAAGRAGAPRSGAWVRFTGPARGREPEAEPPAWGCGGDGGRGRGSGGRWGAAAVRRGVEESMGPVQPEVSISAESPRGGERNEANAVLAGAERGPPGTWRQKCKAYVLALRPWSFSASLTPVALGSALAYRAEGVLDPRLLLGSAVTVLAVHGAGNLVNTYYDFSKGIDHKKSDDRTLVDQILEPQDVVRFGVFLYTVGCICAAGLYAVSTLKLEHLALIYFGGLSSSFLYTGGIGFKYVALGDVVILITFGPLAVMFAHAVQVGYLSVSPLLYAIPLALSTEAILHSNNTRDMESDRQAGIVTLAILIGPAFSYILYTVLLFLPYLIFCVLATRYTISMALPLLTIPMAFSLERQFRSQSFNKIPQRTAKLNLLLGLFYVFGITLAPAGALPKL
- the UBIAD1 gene encoding ubiA prenyltransferase domain-containing protein 1 isoform X3 → MGPVQPEVSISAESPRGGERNEANAVLAGAERGPPGTWRQKCKAYVLALRPWSFSASLTPVALGSALAYRAEGVLDPRLLLGSAVTVLAVHGAGNLVNTYYDFSKGIDHKKSDDRTLVDQILEPQDVVRFGVFLYTVGCICAAGLYAVSTLKLEHLALIYFGGLSSSFLYTGGIGFKYVALGDVVILITFGPLAVMFAHAVQVGYLSVSPLLYAIPLALSTEAILHSNNTRDMESDRQAGIVTLAILIGPAFSYILYTVLLFLPYLIFCVLATRYTISMALPLLTIPMAFSLERQFRSQSFNKIPQRTAKLNLLLGLFYVFGITLAPAGALPKL